Proteins from one Maniola hyperantus chromosome 25, iAphHyp1.2, whole genome shotgun sequence genomic window:
- the LOC117993815 gene encoding ommochrome-binding protein-like produces the protein MKLLIILTAVLALTSADKKCRGVYIDDKYYNLKIIKEGISHIHDLAVNRNDNSIYFTFEDVTDQKILQNRLGHLNTETNVAKVIDGIPNVTAIAIDNFNNKIYIGGSNGLYKFNEQKVPDRLPIQDDVISMHYKNGLYFVNRRNEAYKFEDGFATPVPELQGVKVDRLIIDDDNNIFFTREKKLFRVKLGTKAINTHESHAPNFIATDNFARTYLCTDKGLYVYNKYKFVFDRKGDLRNLKALSFNKINEPIYAVADYIVKLSLSSIACFED, from the exons ATGAagcttctaataattttaacgGCGGTGCTAGCCTTGACTTCGGCAGATAAAAAGTGTCGGGGTGTCTACATTGACGACAAGTACTACAACCTCAAGATTATCAAAGAGGGAATCAGCCACATACATGATTTAGCTGTGAATAGGAATGACAATTCTATATACTTTACTTTCGAGGATGTCACAGAT CAAAAAATTCTCCAAAACCGTTTAGGTCACTTAAACACCGAGACAAATGTAGCAAAAGTTATTGATGGTATACCAAACGTTACAGCTATTGCGATCGACAATTTCAACAACAAAATTTACATCGGAGGATCAAATGGCTTATACAAATTCAACGAACAGAAAGTTCCAGATAGACTACCAATACAAGACGACGTGATATCGATGCATTATAAAAACGGCTTGTACTTTGTTAACAGACGAAATGAAGCGTACAAGTTTGAAGACGGATTCGCAACTCCAGTACCAGAGTTACAAGGAGTTAAAGTTGACAGATTAATTATTGATGACGATAATAACATATTCTTTACTCGAGAGAAAAAATTGTTCAGAGTAAAATTAGGCACAAAGGCTATCAACACACACGAAAGTCATGCTCCTAATTTCATAGCTACAGATAATTTTGCTAGAACGTATTTGTGCACGGATAAAGGTCTATACgtttataataaatacaaatttGTGTTCGATAGAAAAGGTGATTTACGTAATTTGAAGGCTTTgtcgtttaataaaataaacgagCCGATTTACGCTGTGGCCGATTATATTGTTAAGCTTAGTTTAAGTTCTATTGCTTGTTTTGAAGATTGA